The window GGATGGTGCGGCCGAAGGCGACCGTCGTATCGGCGCACAGCACGGGCGCCGGCGGCAGTCCCAAGCGCTGATGGCGCGCCACTGCTGCATCGAGCTTGAGTGCGGTGACGCGCTGCACGTAGGCGGTCGGCGATTCGCCGGGCTGCACGTGCTCCAGCGCCTCGGCGTCTTCCTCGGGGCCGGCCAGCAGCAGCTCATGCCTTACGCCGAGCTGGCCGAGCAGCTGCGCGCGGCGCGGGCTTTGGGATGCGAGATAGATGAAAGGGTCGGTCATTCGCGGTGGTACGGATGGCCGGCATTGACCGACCACGCCCGGTAGAGCTGCTCGACCAGCAGCACGCGGGCCATTGCATGAGGCAAAGTCAGGTCTGACAGCCGGATGCGCTCATGCGCCGCGGCTTTGAAGGCCGGGTCCAGCCCGTCGGGGCCGCCGATCACCAGCGCGACGTCGTCGCCGCCACCTTGCCATGCCTGCAGCCGGGCCGCGAGGGCCTTGGTGGTGAGCGCCGTGCCGCGCTCGTCCAGCACCACGATGCGCATGCCCTTGGCAATGGCTGCCTCGATGCGCTCGCGCTCGGCGGCATACAGGGTCTCGAGGGTCTTGGAACCCCGCGGCTCGGTCTTGACGGCGCGCAGCTCGAGCTTCAGCTCGGGCGGGAAGCGCTTGGCATAGTCGTCCCAGGCGGTCTGAGCCCAGTCGGGCACACGCTGCCCGACCGCGACCACCAGCAGCTTCATGCGCGCGCCGTGGTCTTGCGAGGCGCCTTCTTCGCCGGAGTCGCCTTCTTGGCGGCAGCCTTCTTGGCCGGTGCCTTGTTCACGACAACGGTCTTGACCGGCGCCTTGCTCGCCGGTGCCTTCCTGGCCGATGTCTTCTTGGCCGCCGGCTTGGGCTTGGCGGCCGCGTCCGCCGCGCGCTGCGCTGTCTTGGCTGCGCTGGAACGCCTCAGCGAAGGCGAGGTCTTGGCGGCAACAGGCGGCTTCTCCTCGGCCGGCCGCGCAGCGGCCGGCTTCGCGGCGCCCAGCTTGGTGCGCACCGGCTTGTCGCCCCAGATCTCCTCGAGGTGGTAGTACTGGCGGATGGCCGGCTGCATGATGTGCGCCACCGCAGCGCCGCAGTCGACGATGATCCACTCCCCGTTGTCCTCGCCCTCGACGCGCGGCTTGTTGAAGCCGGCATCACGCACGGCATCGCGCACGCTGGCAGCCAGCGCCTTGGTCTGGCGGTTGGAGGTGCCCGACGCGACGATCACGCGCTCGAACAGCGGCGAGAGGTGCTCGGTGTCGAAGACCTGGATGTTCTGCGCCTTGACGTCCTCGAGGCCATCGATGATGGCCCTCTGGAGTTTCTGGGTGTCTTTCTTGGCGGCGGCTTCAGTACTCATCAGGTGGAACGGTAGAGGTGGTGTTGGTCAATATAGCGTGCAACTGCCGGCGGAACCAGTTGAAAAAGGTCCTGGCCCTGCGCGGCGCGCGTCCGGACTTCGGTGGCGCTGGTGTCCATCGGCGCGAGCATGAGGTTTTCGAAGCGGGCGCCGGGAGGAAGATCCGGCAGTTCATGAGGATCGAAAGGGGTTCCGTCCGCGGTGCCGGGGCGGCGAGCGACCGCGACGACGGCCATTTCCAGGATCTCGCGCCAACCGTGCCACTGGGGAAGCCACGCCGCCTGGTCGGCACCCATGATCAGCACCAGTTCGGCCGCGGGGTGTTCCTGCTGCAGCTCGCGCAGGGTGTCGAGCGTGTAGGTGGGGCCGGCGCGGCGCAGCTCGCGTGCGTCGACGACGGCGCCCGGCAGCGCCTCGAAGGCCAGCTGCGCCATCGCGAGGCGGGAGGCGCCGCCGCTCAGCGCGCGCTTCTTGTGCCAGGCATCGCCCGTCGGGAAGATGCGCAGCTCAGCCAGCCCCAGCTGCGCCAGCGCAGCCTGCACCAGTGCGACATGCGCGTTGTGCGGCGGGTCGAAGGCACCGCCGAACACGCCGATACGGAGCCGGTTCAGAGCCATTCGCGGCGCACGATGAAGTCGCTGTAGAGTGCCGCTTCCGGCGTGCCCGGCTCGGGCTCGCGGCGATAGGCCCAGCTGGCCTGCGGCGGCATCGACAGCAGGATCGATTCGGTGCGCCCGCCCGACTGCAGCCCGAAATGCGTGCCGCGGTCCCAGACCAGGTTGAACTCCACGTAGCGCCCACGCCGGTAGAGCTGGAAGGCGCGCTCGCGCTCGCCATGGGGCATGGCGCGGCGGCGCTCGACGATCGGCAGGTAGGCCGGCAGGAAGGCATCGCCCACCGCACGCAGCATGGCGAAGCTTTGCTCGAAGCCCAGCTCAGCGAAGTCGTCGAAAAAGATGCCGCCGACGCCGCGCTGCTCGTTGCGGTGCTTGAGGAAGAAATACTCGTCGCACCAGGTCTTGAAGCGCGGGTACTTGTCCGCGCCGAACGGCGCCAGCGCATCGCGGCAGCCGCGATGGAAATGCACCGCGTCTTCCTCGAAGCCGTAGCAGGGCGTCAGGTCCATGCCGCCGCCGAACCAGCACACCGGCTCGCCCCGCGGCGGCAGCGCGGCCAGCATGCGCACGTTCATGTGCACCGTGGGCACGTAGGGGTTGCGCGGATGGAACACCAGCGAGACGCCCATGGCCTCGAAGGGCGCGCCGGCGAGCTCGGGCCGGTGCTGGGTGGCCGAGGGCGGCAGCTTCGGGCCGCGCACCTCCGAAAAGCCGCAACCGGCACGCTCGAACAGCGCGCCTTCCTCCAGGATGCAGGTCAGGCCGCTGCCCTGCAGCGGCTCACCGGGCGCCTTCTGCCAGGGGTCGCGCAGGCAAGGCGTGCCGTCGGCGGCCTCGACCGCGGCCACGATGCGCTGCTGCAGCCCGCGCAGGTAGTCGCCGACCATTCGCCGTGGGTCTGGCATCAGCCGTGGGGCGTGCGCACCTGAACGGCGCGGTGCCCGATGTCCTTGCGGTACTGCGCGCCATCGAAATGGACGCGCGCCGCCAGCGCGTAGGCGCGCTGCTGCGCCTGCTTCACGCTGTCGGCCAGCACGGTGACGCAGAGAACGCGTCCGCCACTGGTCTTGAGCTCGCCGTCTTCGAACGTGGTGCCGGCGTGGAAGACCACCGCGTCGGGCGCCTCGGGCGGAATGCCGTGGATGGCATCGCCCTTGCGCGGCGACAACGGATAGCCGTGCGCCGCCATTACCACGCCCAGCGCGACGCGACGGTCCCATTCGAGTTCGATCTGGTCCAGCGTGCCGTCGGTGGCGTGCCAGAACACCTCGAAGAGGTCGGACTTGAGCCGCATCATGATTGGCTGGGTCTCGGGGTCGCCCATGCGGCAGTTGAACTCGAGCGTCCTGGGATGGCCCGCGGCGTCGATCATCAGGCCGGCGTAGAGGAAGCCGGTGTAGGGGATCCCGTCCTTTTCCATGCCGCGGATGGTCGGCAGGATGATCTCGCGCATGGCGCGCGCATGCACCTCGGCCGTGACCACCGGCGCCGGCGAATAGGCGCCCATGCCGCCCGTGTTGGGACCCTGGTCGCCGTCCTGCAGGCGCTTGTGGTCCTGGCTGGTGGCGAGCGCCGTGACGTTCACGCCGTCGCACAGCACGATGAAGCTGGCCTCCTCGCCCTGCAGGAAATCTTCGATGACGACGCGCGGCGAAGCCTTGCCGTCTTCGCCTTCGTTGTGGGAGATGCCCAGCTTGTTGTCCAAGAGCATGAAGTCGATCGCCTCGTGCGCCTCCGCCAGCGTCGTCGCGACGACCACGCCCTTGCCCGCCGCCAAACCGTCGGCCTTGATGACGATGGGCACGCCCTTGGCATCCACGTAGGCATGGGCTGCGGCAGGGTGGGTGAAGGCCTCGTACTCGGCCGTGGGAATCTTGTGCCGCTTCATGAAGGCCTTGGAGAAGGCCTTGGAGCTTTCCAGCTGGGCCGCTGCCTTGGTCGGCCCGAAGATGCGCAGCCCGTGCGCGCGGAACTCGTCGACCACGCCGGCCGCCAGCGGCGCCTCGGGACCGACGACCGTCAGCGCGATTTTTTCCTGCAGCGCCCAGGCCCGCAGTGCCGCGGGTTCGGCAATGTCGATGCACTCGTAGCGCGAATCGGCGCGCGTACCGCCGTTGCCTGGCGCCACATAGACGCGGCTCACGCGCGCGGCCTGGGCCAGTCGCCATGCCAGTGCGTGCTCCCGGCCCCCTCCCCCGATCACCAGTACCTTCATTCGCGGGCTTTCATGGGCGCTTCCTTACTCGGAAAGCGCCGCGTTGTGATAGACATCCTGCACGTCGTCGAGGTCCTCGAGGACATCGAGCAGCTTCTGCATCTTCGCGGCGTCTTCGCCGGCGAGCTCGATGGTGTTCTCGGCACGCATCGTGACCTCGGCCACTTCGGGCTTGAGGCCGGCGGCCTCCAGGGCGTCGCGCACGGACTCGAAGTCACCAGGTGCCGTCAGCACCTCGATGGCGCCGTCTTCGTCGGTCACGACGTCCTCGGCGCCGGCCTCGAGCGCGACTTCCATCACCTTGTCTTCGCTGGTCCCGGGTGCGAAGACCAATTGCCCGCAATGCTTGAACTGGAAGGCGACCGAGCCTTCGGTGCCCATATTGCCGCCGTGCTTGCCGAAGGCATGGCGCACCTCGGCCACCGTGCGCACGCGGTTGTCGGTCATGGTGTCGACGATGATGGCAGCGCCGCCGATGCCGTAGCCCTCGTAGCGGATCTCCTCGTAGCTCACGCCTTCGAGGTTGCCGGTGGCCTTGTCGATGTTGCGCTTGATGGTGTCGGCCGGCAGGTTGACCGCCTTGGCTTTGTCGACCGCCAGCCGAAGCCGGGGGTTGGCGCTCAGGTCGCCGCCGCCGGCCTTTGCAGCAACCATGATTTCACGGATCGCACGGGTCCAGAGCTTGCCGCGCTTCTCGTCCTGCCGGCCCTTCCTGTGCTGAATGTTCGCCCATTTGCTGTGTCCGGCCATGGCAGTCTTCTCGCAATCTCGTGTTTCTAAGCAGGTAGCGAGTTTACTGTCGGGCGCGCACGACAGCCCCGCGTCCTGCAGCGGGAGCATCGATCCTTTTTGGGATAATCCGCCGCTGATGCGCCAGGTCAGTACGGGCATCTCCCGGTTTCCATCCCCTTCACAGCGCATGAATATTCCTCCAACAACGAATGCCGAAGCCGCCGCGCCCGCGCACCAGGCCTGCGACGTCCTCGTGATCGGCGGTGGTCCCGCCGGCTCCACGGCCGCGGCGCTGTTGGCGCAGCAGGGCCGCAACGTCGTGCTGCTCGAAAAGGCGCACCATCCGCGTTTCCACATCGGCGAATCGCTCCTGCCGGCAAACGTGCAGCTGTTCGACCGGCTCGGCCTGCGCGAGGAGATCGAGCGCATCGGCATGCCCAAGTGGGGCGTCGAATTCGTCTCTCCCGACCACGAGCACGTCGCGATGGTGGAGTTTGCCGACGCCTGGGACAAGACCATGCCCTACGCCTGGCAGGTTCGCCGCTCCGAGATGGACGAGATCCTGTTCCGCAACGCCACCGCCCGGGGCGCGGAGACGATCGAAGGCTGCCACGTGCGTGACGTCCAGTTCGACGCCGATGGCGCCACCGTGACTGCCCGCCTCGCCGACGGCGCCACGCGCAGCTGGCGAGCCCGCTTTGTGCTCGACGCCTCGGGGCGCGACACCTTCCTGTCGAACAAACTCAAGGCCAAGCAGAAGAACCCCAAGCACAACAGCTCGGCCCTCTTCGGCCACTTCACGAACGCCGACCGGCTGCCGGGCAAGCTCGAGGGCAACATCACCATCTTCTGGTTCGCGCACGGCTGGTTCTGGTACATCCCGCTGGCGGACGGCACCACCAGTGTCGGTGCCGTCTGCTGGCCCTATTACCTCAAGTCGCGCACCAAGCCGGTGAAGGACTTCTTCGCCGACACCATTGCGCTGTGCCCGCAGCTCGCCGCGCGCCTGTCCAACGCCACGCTGGTCGACGATGCGGTCTACGCCACCGGCAACTACTCCTACACCAGCACTCATTGCAGCGGCGAGCGCTACCTGATGCTGGGCGACGCCTACAGCTTCATCGACCCGGTGTTCTCCTCGGGGGTGTACCTGGCGATGTACAGCGCCTTCGAGGGCGCCGAGGTGGTCGCTGCCGCGCTCGACCGTCCCGCCGAGGCGGCCGCGGCCCGGCAACGCTTCGAGCGTGACATGCGCAGGGGCCCCCGCGAGTTCTCCTGGTTCATCTTCCGCGTGACCAACCCGACCATCCGCGAGTTCTTCATGTATCCGCAGAACCCGTTCCGCGTGAAGGAAGCGCTGCTGTCGCTGCTGGCCGGCGACATCTACGGCAAGACGCCGATCTGGCGTTCGCTGCGGCTGCTCAAGGCCCTGTACTACCTGGTGTCCGCAGGCCATCCGCTGCGCACCTGGCAGTCCTGGCAGCGGCGGCGCCGGAACATCCGCGACCTCGGGCCGCTCGCCGGCGAAAACGTTGTAGAGGCACGGTGAGCGCCGCCCGGCCGCCCGAAGGCGCGAAGGCCCCCTGGGGGGGCAGCGCGGTACACGAAGTGACAAGCGTGGGGGCGCTATCGTGCGCCGCCCGGCCGCCCGAAGGCGCGAAGGCCCCCTGGGGGGGCAGCGCAGTACACGAAGTGACAAGCGTGGGGGCTGCTCTGTGAGCGCGCGCGACTTCAACGGAGTGCCGCCGCTGCGCGTCGAGCGACTGTCGCTGTCGGAAAGCCTGGCGCTGTCCTCCGGCGGGCCTCCCCCTTTCGGCGCACTGGGCTATGGCACACCGGATCACCTGTCCTGGATGCCCACAGTCAACGCCCGCGTGCTTTCCGAGGCCGGGGCGATGGCCGACGTGTGGCACGCCAGCGAACCCATCGAATCCGGCACCACCGGCGGGGTGCGCTGGCGCTGCGACGGCCACTGGATGCTGGGCGCCATCGAGCTCGACGAGGCGCGCGAAGGAGTCGGCCTGACCGAGCTGGCCCACCGCGCCTATCGCGACCTGTTCCAGTCGCTCGCACAGACCGGCTGCAACCACGTGCTGCGCATCTGGAACTACCTGCCGCGCATCAACGCCGACGGCGGCGGCCTCGAACGCTACCGCCAGTTCAACCTGGGCCGCCAGCAGGCCTTCGTCGAGTCCGGCCAAGCCGCCTTCGAAGGTGCGCCGGCCGCCTGTGCCCTGGGCATCCATCAAGGTGCGCTGTGCATCCGCTTCCTGGCCGGCCGCGTGGCACCCATGCCAGTAGAAAACCCACGGCAGGTCTCGGCGTACCACTATCCGCCCGCCTATGGCCCGCGCTCGCCGACCTTCTCGCGCGCCGCACTGGCCGAAATCGGGGGCGGCAACGTGGCGCTGTTCATCTCGGGTACCGCCAGCATCGTCGGGCACGAGACAGTGCATCTGGGCGATGTGCGTGCGCAGACCGAGGAGACGCTGCGCAACCTCGAAGCCGTGATCGCCGCCGCCAACGAACGCGGCTCCGCACGTTTCGGCGTCGACGCAATCGATGCAGTGGTCTACGTGCGCCACGACGCCGACACGCCGATCGTGCGCGAGGTGCTCGAGCGCAAGCTGGGCGTCCATTCCCACACGCTGCGCCACGCGGTCCACCTGGAAGCGGACATCTGCCGCCAGGAGCTGCTGGTGGAGATCGAAGCCCATGCCGTCGCCGGCGGCTCATTGGGCACGCCCGGCAAGGCGTGAACAAAACCGGGCTCACCATGAAGCGCCTGCTGCGCTGGACCTTCTCCCTCCCGCTCGCGTTGCTGCTGTACGCCCTGCTGGCGCTGCTGGGCATCATCTCGCTGACCTGGAACCTGGCCGCGATGCTGCTCTACCCGGTGCTGCCCGCGCGTACGGGCCGCGCACTCGGCCGGCGCGTCATCGCGCTGGCCTACCGTGCGTTCTGGGGCACCGCCTCGGCGGCAGGAATGATGCGCATCGACGCCAGCTGCCTCGACACGCTGCGGGAAGAGCGCGGGGTGATCTTCGTCGCCAACCACCCGACCATGCTCGATGCCCTGCTGCTGGTGGCGCGCCTGCCGCGCAGCGCCTGCATCATGAAAGCCGACCTGATGCGCAACATCTTCCTCGGCGCCGGGGCGCGGCTCGCACGCTACATCCGCAACGATTCAGCGCGCACGATGGTCCGGCTCGCGGTCGAGGACCTGAAGGCAGGCGGCCAGCTGGTGATCTTCCCCGAAGGCACGCGCACCGGGACGCCGCCGCTCAACCCCTTTCGCCCGGGCGTCACGCTGATCGCCAAGCTGGCGCAGGCACCGATCCAGACCGTGTTCATCGACACCGACTCGCCTTACCTCGCCAAGGGCTGGCCGCTGTGGCGCGTGCCGCCGCTGCCGATCGTCTTCACGCTCCGGCTCGGCCGGCGTTTCGCGCCCCAGCAGGACAGCGACCGGCTGTTGCGCGAGATCGAACAATATTTCAGACACCCCACGGAACAGCGCGCCACCGACGCGCAGCCCGCATGCCAGCAGCCTCGCGCACCCACCTTGTCCTGATCCCCAGCTACAACACTGGCGAACGGCTGTTCTCCACCGTCAGCGCGGCCCGCGCCCAATGGAACCCGGTCTGGGTGGTGGTCGACGGCAGTACCGACGGCACCGCCGAGCGGCTGCAACAGATGGCTGCGGCCGACCCCGGGCTGCGCGTCTGGGTGCTGCCGCACAACCAGGGCAAGGGCGCGGCCGTGCTGCACGGGCTGCGGGCAGCGCAAGCGGCGGGCTACACGCACGCGCTCACCATGGATTCGGACGGACAGCATCCGGCCGACCTGATCCCCGCTTTCATGCAGGCCTCGCAGGCCCGGCCCGAAACGATGGTGCTGGGGCGCCCGGTCTTCGACGCCTCGGCACCGCTGCTGCGCGTGCGCGGGCGCAAGGTCTCCAACGGCTGGACCCAGCTCGAAACGATGTTCGCCGGCGTCGGGGACTCGCTCTACGGCTTCCGGGTCTACCCGGTGTCGCCGCTGATCGCCATCATGGAACGCCAGCCGTGGATGCGCCGCTTCGACTTCGACACCGAGGCCGTCGTGCGCCTGGCCTGGCGAGGGGTCAAGCCGGTCAACATCGATGCGCCTGTCAAGTACCTCAGCGCCGAGGAAGGCGGGGTCTCGCACTTCCGCTATCTGCGCGACAACGCCCTGCTGACGTGGATGCACACGCGGCTGATGGCCGAGTTCGTGCTGCGCCTGCCAAGCCTGCTGTTGCGCCGGGTGCGGCGAGCGCCGCCGTTCCAGCGCTGACGAACGAGGCCCGTTCGAGCGCGCGATCGATCTCAGGCCATCCCGCCGTTGATCGAGATGATCTGTCCCGTGATGTAGGCCGCTTCCTCGCTGGCCAGGAAACCCGCAAGCGCCGCCACTTCTTCCGGCTTGCCGGCCCGCTTCACCGGCACCAGCTGGTCGATCATGGCCTTGTCGAAACTGCCCTCGGCCATCGGCGAGGCGATGATGCCGGGGGCGATGGCATTCACCGTGACGCCGCGCGCCGCGACCTCGAGCGACAGCGCCTTGGTCGCGCTGTTGAGCGCACCCTTCGCCGCCGCATAGTTGACCTGGCCGCGATTGCCGGTCAGGGACGCCACCGACGACATGTTGATGATCCGGCCCCAGCGCGTGCGCAGCATGGGCAGCAGCAAGGGCTGCGTGACGCGGAAGAAGCCGTTGAGCGAAACGTCGATCACCTTGTGCCACTGCGCCGCGCGCATGCCGGGCAGCACCGCGTCGTCGTGCACGCCCGCATTGTTGACGAGGATCTGCACGGGGCCGCCCGCCAGGATGCGCTCGCAGGCGGCGCTGCAGGCCTCGTCGCTGCCGAGGTCGAAGACATGGCATTCGGCCTGTCCCCCGGAGGCCGTGATGGCGGCAGCCAGTTCCTCGATGGCCTGGGGCCTGGAGTTGGCATGCAGCAGCACCGTGGCGCCATCGCGCGCCAGTCGCTGCGCGACGGCCGTGCCGAGCGCGCCGCTGGCGCCGGTGACCAATGCACGTTTTCCGTTGAGGCTCATGAGAGATCCGCTTTCAGGTTTGCATGGGAAGCGGCGTGTTGAGCACGACCACCGCCCGGCCTTCGGCCAGCGCGCGCCCTGCTTCGTCCTTCACCGCGAATTCGTAGAGGACCTGGCTCGCGTCGCCCGAGACGCGCTGCGCATGCACATGCAACGGCCCGTCGACCTCGTCGAGCCGCGCGACGGCCAGCCGCACGTTTCGAGCGCTGGCCAGAAAGCCGGCCGAGGGCTCGCTGCCCTCCGGCGCAATGAGGCCCCCGTGCAAGGCCATGGCCTGTGCCGCGTACTCGATGGCATTGGGGGACAGCAGGCCGCCCGCCGTGCGCAGGGGATTGTCGGTGCGCCGGTGCGTGCCGGTCGTGCAATGGATGTGGTGGGCATCCCACGCCTCGAGGCGCTCCAGCAGACACATGCTGCCGCTGTGAGGGATCAGGCGCGCGATACCGGTCTGGTCCAGCTGTTGCACTGCATTCATGACGACGATGACTCCCGGGCCCGATCGGCCACCAGCAACACATTGGCGAAAGGCGTGCCCGCGCTCATCGGGATGCTCTGCACCGGCGAGAAGCCCAGCCCTTGCAGCAACCCCGTCCATTCGGACAGCGTCCGTCCCCAGGTGGGCGAGACGCGGTGACCGCGGATGCGGGTGACGGTGCGATCCACCCACTGGCTGACGGCAAAGCCGCGGCGGCTGGCCGCATCGCCCACGCGCAGCAGCAGCCGCCCCCCCGGTTGCAGCGCGCCGTGCACGCGGCGCAGCACGCCTTCCTGCGCGGCGTGGTCCACGTAATGCAGCACGTCGAGGATCACGACCAGGTCGCAGGCTG is drawn from Variovorax sp. PBS-H4 and contains these coding sequences:
- the rlmH gene encoding 23S rRNA (pseudouridine(1915)-N(3))-methyltransferase RlmH, whose translation is MKLLVVAVGQRVPDWAQTAWDDYAKRFPPELKLELRAVKTEPRGSKTLETLYAAERERIEAAIAKGMRIVVLDERGTALTTKALAARLQAWQGGGDDVALVIGGPDGLDPAFKAAAHERIRLSDLTLPHAMARVLLVEQLYRAWSVNAGHPYHRE
- the rsfS gene encoding ribosome silencing factor → MSTEAAAKKDTQKLQRAIIDGLEDVKAQNIQVFDTEHLSPLFERVIVASGTSNRQTKALAASVRDAVRDAGFNKPRVEGEDNGEWIIVDCGAAVAHIMQPAIRQYYHLEEIWGDKPVRTKLGAAKPAAARPAEEKPPVAAKTSPSLRRSSAAKTAQRAADAAAKPKPAAKKTSARKAPASKAPVKTVVVNKAPAKKAAAKKATPAKKAPRKTTARA
- the nadD gene encoding nicotinate (nicotinamide) nucleotide adenylyltransferase; its protein translation is MALNRLRIGVFGGAFDPPHNAHVALVQAALAQLGLAELRIFPTGDAWHKKRALSGGASRLAMAQLAFEALPGAVVDARELRRAGPTYTLDTLRELQQEHPAAELVLIMGADQAAWLPQWHGWREILEMAVVAVARRPGTADGTPFDPHELPDLPPGARFENLMLAPMDTSATEVRTRAAQGQDLFQLVPPAVARYIDQHHLYRST
- the hemF gene encoding oxygen-dependent coproporphyrinogen oxidase, which gives rise to MVGDYLRGLQQRIVAAVEAADGTPCLRDPWQKAPGEPLQGSGLTCILEEGALFERAGCGFSEVRGPKLPPSATQHRPELAGAPFEAMGVSLVFHPRNPYVPTVHMNVRMLAALPPRGEPVCWFGGGMDLTPCYGFEEDAVHFHRGCRDALAPFGADKYPRFKTWCDEYFFLKHRNEQRGVGGIFFDDFAELGFEQSFAMLRAVGDAFLPAYLPIVERRRAMPHGERERAFQLYRRGRYVEFNLVWDRGTHFGLQSGGRTESILLSMPPQASWAYRREPEPGTPEAALYSDFIVRREWL
- the purD gene encoding phosphoribosylamine--glycine ligase produces the protein MKVLVIGGGGREHALAWRLAQAARVSRVYVAPGNGGTRADSRYECIDIAEPAALRAWALQEKIALTVVGPEAPLAAGVVDEFRAHGLRIFGPTKAAAQLESSKAFSKAFMKRHKIPTAEYEAFTHPAAAHAYVDAKGVPIVIKADGLAAGKGVVVATTLAEAHEAIDFMLLDNKLGISHNEGEDGKASPRVVIEDFLQGEEASFIVLCDGVNVTALATSQDHKRLQDGDQGPNTGGMGAYSPAPVVTAEVHARAMREIILPTIRGMEKDGIPYTGFLYAGLMIDAAGHPRTLEFNCRMGDPETQPIMMRLKSDLFEVFWHATDGTLDQIELEWDRRVALGVVMAAHGYPLSPRKGDAIHGIPPEAPDAVVFHAGTTFEDGELKTSGGRVLCVTVLADSVKQAQQRAYALAARVHFDGAQYRKDIGHRAVQVRTPHG
- a CDS encoding YebC/PmpR family DNA-binding transcriptional regulator — protein: MAGHSKWANIQHRKGRQDEKRGKLWTRAIREIMVAAKAGGGDLSANPRLRLAVDKAKAVNLPADTIKRNIDKATGNLEGVSYEEIRYEGYGIGGAAIIVDTMTDNRVRTVAEVRHAFGKHGGNMGTEGSVAFQFKHCGQLVFAPGTSEDKVMEVALEAGAEDVVTDEDGAIEVLTAPGDFESVRDALEAAGLKPEVAEVTMRAENTIELAGEDAAKMQKLLDVLEDLDDVQDVYHNAALSE
- a CDS encoding NAD(P)/FAD-dependent oxidoreductase — encoded protein: MNIPPTTNAEAAAPAHQACDVLVIGGGPAGSTAAALLAQQGRNVVLLEKAHHPRFHIGESLLPANVQLFDRLGLREEIERIGMPKWGVEFVSPDHEHVAMVEFADAWDKTMPYAWQVRRSEMDEILFRNATARGAETIEGCHVRDVQFDADGATVTARLADGATRSWRARFVLDASGRDTFLSNKLKAKQKNPKHNSSALFGHFTNADRLPGKLEGNITIFWFAHGWFWYIPLADGTTSVGAVCWPYYLKSRTKPVKDFFADTIALCPQLAARLSNATLVDDAVYATGNYSYTSTHCSGERYLMLGDAYSFIDPVFSSGVYLAMYSAFEGAEVVAAALDRPAEAAAARQRFERDMRRGPREFSWFIFRVTNPTIREFFMYPQNPFRVKEALLSLLAGDIYGKTPIWRSLRLLKALYYLVSAGHPLRTWQSWQRRRRNIRDLGPLAGENVVEAR
- a CDS encoding chorismate transformation enzyme, FkbO/Hyg5 family, producing the protein MSARDFNGVPPLRVERLSLSESLALSSGGPPPFGALGYGTPDHLSWMPTVNARVLSEAGAMADVWHASEPIESGTTGGVRWRCDGHWMLGAIELDEAREGVGLTELAHRAYRDLFQSLAQTGCNHVLRIWNYLPRINADGGGLERYRQFNLGRQQAFVESGQAAFEGAPAACALGIHQGALCIRFLAGRVAPMPVENPRQVSAYHYPPAYGPRSPTFSRAALAEIGGGNVALFISGTASIVGHETVHLGDVRAQTEETLRNLEAVIAAANERGSARFGVDAIDAVVYVRHDADTPIVREVLERKLGVHSHTLRHAVHLEADICRQELLVEIEAHAVAGGSLGTPGKA
- a CDS encoding lysophospholipid acyltransferase family protein gives rise to the protein MNKTGLTMKRLLRWTFSLPLALLLYALLALLGIISLTWNLAAMLLYPVLPARTGRALGRRVIALAYRAFWGTASAAGMMRIDASCLDTLREERGVIFVANHPTMLDALLLVARLPRSACIMKADLMRNIFLGAGARLARYIRNDSARTMVRLAVEDLKAGGQLVIFPEGTRTGTPPLNPFRPGVTLIAKLAQAPIQTVFIDTDSPYLAKGWPLWRVPPLPIVFTLRLGRRFAPQQDSDRLLREIEQYFRHPTEQRATDAQPACQQPRAPTLS
- a CDS encoding glycosyltransferase family 2 protein, with product MPAASRTHLVLIPSYNTGERLFSTVSAARAQWNPVWVVVDGSTDGTAERLQQMAAADPGLRVWVLPHNQGKGAAVLHGLRAAQAAGYTHALTMDSDGQHPADLIPAFMQASQARPETMVLGRPVFDASAPLLRVRGRKVSNGWTQLETMFAGVGDSLYGFRVYPVSPLIAIMERQPWMRRFDFDTEAVVRLAWRGVKPVNIDAPVKYLSAEEGGVSHFRYLRDNALLTWMHTRLMAEFVLRLPSLLLRRVRRAPPFQR
- the fabG gene encoding 3-oxoacyl-ACP reductase FabG, with translation MSLNGKRALVTGASGALGTAVAQRLARDGATVLLHANSRPQAIEELAAAITASGGQAECHVFDLGSDEACSAACERILAGGPVQILVNNAGVHDDAVLPGMRAAQWHKVIDVSLNGFFRVTQPLLLPMLRTRWGRIINMSSVASLTGNRGQVNYAAAKGALNSATKALSLEVAARGVTVNAIAPGIIASPMAEGSFDKAMIDQLVPVKRAGKPEEVAALAGFLASEEAAYITGQIISINGGMA
- a CDS encoding hydroxymyristoyl-ACP dehydratase; amino-acid sequence: MNAVQQLDQTGIARLIPHSGSMCLLERLEAWDAHHIHCTTGTHRRTDNPLRTAGGLLSPNAIEYAAQAMALHGGLIAPEGSEPSAGFLASARNVRLAVARLDEVDGPLHVHAQRVSGDASQVLYEFAVKDEAGRALAEGRAVVVLNTPLPMQT